A window from Drosophila kikkawai strain 14028-0561.14 chromosome 2L, DkikHiC1v2, whole genome shotgun sequence encodes these proteins:
- the LOC108075806 gene encoding keratin-associated protein 5-1 — MCEPRGCGSRELRCGIMYTTCDCVKRNGLQDKCPRSACQGRPACLCFPFPSCGPAAFPLRFANMTMGVNNKRMRCAASGAASGGAGCGGRVAGGCCGGGGCGGGSGCGPSGGGCCGPCNETPCCGPHSPPCGAPSPIPCSPAPGMCVPPLPEGGIPDPRVWNYCNTPPTYPCGF; from the exons ATGTGTGAG CCCCGAGGATGTGGAAGCCGGGAGCTGCGGTGCGGCATAATGTACACCACTTGTGACTGCGTCAAGCGCAACGGGCTGCAAGACAAGTGTCCACGATCCGCATGCCAAGGCAGGCCGGCGTGCTTGTGTTTCCCCTTCCCGTCCTGCGGTCCGGCTGCCTTTCCGCTGCGCTTCGCCAACATGACCATGGGCGTGAACAACAAACGCATGCGATGCGCTGCTTCCGGAGCTGCATCTGGTGGAGCTGGCTGCGGTGGACGAGTAGCCGGCGgttgctgcggcggcggcggttgcGGCGGTGGCTCTGGCTGCGGACCTAGTGGAGGCGGCTGCTGCGGACCCTGTAATGAAACCCCATGCTGTGGCCCACACAGTCCACCTTGCGGAGCTCCTTCGCCCATACCTTGTTCCCCGGCGCCGGGCATGTGTGTGCCTCCACTGCCCGAGGGCGGTATCCCCGATCCGCGTGTTTGGAATTACTGTAACACGCCCCCAACGTATCCAT GTGGCTTCTAG
- the LOC108075810 gene encoding uncharacterized protein yields the protein MEDVRTLRYYIKWDEFDGMLITDIDPKYYDMVIEFMWNQSFMKSLVFESLGLYNLPDMKETYSKYVLHILRNECSVMMISEDETQIRAVGLLEWMTEEWHSWVFFPSSMSRNLFQQIIMMKKELVDSTKANLGITTYDALMVHEIAFPEELYFNKDFLMVMFDVFASVAQHMHMPRVSFIALSTVDQEAASLIEYDEIGRTIYSIYKVGNTRPFDILRELDEMYALLFELPVPPILKYVEMRGFEEFHEALEARLAKEAAEKRHDDDF from the exons ATGGAAGACGTCCGCACCCTACGGTACTACATCAAGTGGGATGAGTTCGACGGAATGCTTATAACTGATATTGACCCAAA GTATTACGACATGGTGATCGAGTTTATGTGGAACCAATCTTTCATGAAAAGCCTGGTGTTCGAGAGTCTCGGACTATACAATCTGCCGGACATGAAGGAGACCTATTCGAA ATATGTTCTTCACATCCTAAGAAACGAGTGTTCAGTCATGATGATCAGCGAGGACGAGACGCAAATCAGGGCCGTGGGCCTGCTCGAGTGGATGACCGAGGAATGGCACTCCTGGGTCTTCTTTCCCTCATCGATGTCCCGTAACCTGTTCCAGCAAATTATCATGATGAAGAAGGAGCTTGTCGATTCCACCAAGGCAAACCTCGGCATCACCACCTACGATGCCCTGATGGTCCACGAGATTGCCTTTCCGGAAGAGCTGTACTTCAACAAGGACTTCCTCATGGTCATGTTCGACGTGTTCGCCTCGGTAGCCCAGCACATGCATATGCCTCGAGTGAGCTTTATTGCTCTGAGCACCGTGGACCAGGAGGCGGCCAGCCTGATTGAGTACGATGAGATCGGACGCACCATTTACTCCATTTATAAGGTGGGCAACACCCGGCCCTTCGATATCCTGCGAGAGCTGGACGAGATGTACGCGCTGCTCTTTGAGCTGCCCGTCCCTCCGATCCTCAAGTACGTGGAAATGCGCGGCTTCGAGGAGTTCCACGAGGCGTTGGAGGCCAGGTTGGCCAAGGAGGCTGCCGAAAAGAGGCACGATGATGACTTCTAG
- the Daao2 gene encoding D-amino acid oxidase produces MPNIAVIGAGVNGVASAIKILEHYLAEGQPTSVTIISEDFTPNTTGDGSAGLWGPYLLGGTPQSKVYKWSQSMHRFLEKIWLSEDAGEAGVCLLPCIRLNTSTVNTVEDFWRNIVYGAQDLTADQLAAYNVGRSVKFTSGLSFVTYTSEPVKLLPYMMKRFTRNGGKIVRQKVEDLDVLIADSGYDVIINCSGLGSRKLLNDEQMYSVRGQVSRVKANWIFSAVLDESDDGNYIIPNTESVVLGGTHQERDYNTQVCERDRQLIVSGCRRFIPGLEHTESLFDWVGLRPGRAELRLEAERRGRKLLIHNYGHGGSGVTLCWGCADDVLDLLLAANITSKL; encoded by the exons ATGCCAAACATTGCAGTTATAGGGGCCGGGGTGAACGGAGTCGCCAGTGCCATTAAGATACTGGAGCACTACCTGGCTGAGGGGCAGCCGACAAGCGTAACGATTATATCGGAGGACTTCACGCCCAACACCACAGGGGATGGATCGGCGGGACTTTGGGGCCCCTATCTCCTGGGCGGCACACCGCAATCGAAAGTATA CAAGTGGTCGCAGAGTATGCACCGATTCCTGGAGAAAATCTGGCTGAGCGAGGACGCCGGAGAGGCTGGGGTCTGTCTGCTGCCCTGCATCCGACTGAACACCTCGACGGTGAACACCGTAGAGGACTTCTGGCGCAATATTGTCTATGGAGCGCAGGATCTAACTGCGGACCAGCTGGCCGCCTACAATGTGGGTCGGAGCGTAAAGTTCACGTCAGGCTTGTCCTTTGTCACCTATACCTCGGAGCCCGTCAAGCTACTTCCATATATGATGAAGAGATTCACTCGCAATGGCGGTAAAATTGTCCGGCAAAAGGTAGAAGACCTTGATGTCTTGATCGCCGATTCTGGGTATGATGTTATCATCAACTGTTCGGGTCTGGGATCCCGGAAACTACTCAACGACGAGCAGATGTACTCTGTGCGTGGGCAAGTGTCGCGGGTGAAGGCAAACTGGATATTCTCGGCAGTGCTGGACGAAAGCGACGATGGCAACTACATAATACCCAA CACCGAGAGCGTGGTCCTGGGTGGTACCCACCAGGAGAGGGACTACAACACACAGGTTTGCGAGCGCGACAGACAGCTCATTGTGAGCGGCTGTCGACGCTTCATTCCGGGCTTGGAGCACACAGAAAGCCTCTTTGACTGGGTGGGTCTCCGGCCGGGTCGGGCAGAGCTCCGTCTTGAAGCCGAGCGGCGTGGCCGAAAGCTCCTTATCCACAACTACGGACATGGTGGCAGCGGGGTAACCCTGTGTTGGGGCTGTGCCGACGACGTTCTGGATCTTCTCCTGGCTGCCAATATCACCTCAAAACTGTAG
- the LOC108075801 gene encoding trichohyalin, with product MSRMEGTVYGAFDDPGVSIFATDAQEPIPNMLTYMKPMPRKSCDQDMDACPMIRQASVSDRPLYRQVKAQVEEAAAERHKSILSQQRQRREQIDHDITKGLADELHRQQVAASRCLQIHRNVPEMRNLEVEVERAQTALITKEMILNVERQTAEDKQRERAEALAAQRAVEQERLEELQQRLQKRRAYGNALMSQISESRSNRLRDQRTANEEGRRELRQCEEKVAQERNEDAVNKARQRQMLLEAQRQSEAMLRATREANATWQNRQGKERGILDSLGPMTDHFVSAARKRKLDQMKARETTAARLGFEISRIQQDQEARDQLIINLGIGEFEAREYELGMERARNKLPRKREIRDQLLDHREEQKFFRDKAVQEALNRPKDPTCFGERQYRTQVEQQESHKRLVGHYCRDIWMKELEDKERKARDAEDERRIIQSIYDRQDQQDAFVASERMKLLASQPADVLRAIKPSCLTEAELKAFNLKK from the coding sequence ATGTCGAGGATGGAGGGCACCGTGTACGGAGCGTTTGATGATCCGGGCGTCTCGATCTTTGCCACCGACGCCCAGGAGCCGATCCCCAATATGCTGACATACATGAAACCCATGCCGCGCAAGTCCTGTGACCAGGACATGGACGCGTGTCCAATGATAAGGCAGGCCTCGGTGTCAGACCGCCCACTTTACCGCCAGGTCAAGGCACAGGTGGAGGAGGCGGCAGCCGAACGCCACAAGTCCATTCTTTCGCAGCAGCGACAGCGTCGGGAGCAAATAGATCACGACATCACCAAGGGCCTGGCAGATGAGCTGCACCGGCAACAAGTTGCGGCCAGCAGATGCCTCCAGATCCATCGCAACGTGCCCGAGATGCGGAATCTTGAGGTGGAGGTAGAGCGAGCCCAGACCGCGCTGATCACAAAGGAAATGATCCTAAACGTTGAGAGACAAACGGCAGAGGATAAGCAGAGAGAGCGGGCCGAGGCTCTGGCGGCACAGCGTGCTGTGGAGCAGGAGCGCCTGGAAGAATTGCAGCAACGCCTTCAGAAGAGGCGTGCCTACGGCAACGCCCTTATGTCGCAGATCTCGGAGTCGCGTTCCAACCGGCTGAGGGACCAGCGTACGGCCAATGAGGAAGGTCGCCGCGAGCTGCGGCAGTGCGAGGAGAAGGTGGCGCAGGAGCGCAACGAGGATGCGGTGAACAAGGCACGCCAACGCCAGATGCTTCTGGAGGCCCAGAGACAGTCGGAGGCCATGTTGAGGGCCACTCGGGAGGCCAATGCAACGTGGCAGAACCGCCAAGGGAAGGAAAGGGGCATCCTGGACAGCCTGGGACCCATGACAGACCACTTCGTCTCCGCAGCTCGAAAGCGGAAGCTGGACCAGATGAAGGCTCGAGAGACCACCGCCGCCCGCCTGGGCTTCGAGATAAGCCGGATCCAGCAGGACCAAGAGGCACGCGATCAGCTGATCATCAACCTCGGCATCGGCGAGTTTGAGGCCAGGGAGTACGAGTTGGGGATGGAGCGGGCCAGGAACAAGCTGCCTCGCAAGCGGGAGATCCGCGACCAGTTACTCGACCATCGCGAGGAGCAAAAGTTCTTCCGGGATAAGGCCGTGCAGGAGGCTCTTAACCGTCCGAAGGATCCGACATGCTTCGGCGAGCGACAGTATCGTACACAGGTGGAACAGCAGGAGAGCCATAAGCGGCTGGTCGGGCACTACTGCAGGGACATATGGATGAAGGAGTTGGAGGACAAGGAACGTAAGGCCCGCGATGCCGAGGACGAGCGCCGCATCATCCAGTCCATCTACGACCGCCAGGACCAGCAGGACGCGTTTGTGGCGTCCGAGCGGATGAAGCTGCTTGCCAGTCAGCCGGCCGATGTCCTTCGCGCGATCAAGCCCTCCTGCCTCACTGAGGCTGAGCTCAAGGCCTTCAACCTGAAGAAATGA